The Leptospiraceae bacterium genome has a segment encoding these proteins:
- the sppA gene encoding signal peptide peptidase SppA yields MMFVFLLTFLTFTLSVIKLTTEKTTQSKLQKVSNFSSIMQEGIAKIKLKGIIHNDETLSDGIYAQQVVDWIQEIKDNINLLGVLIEIDSPGGEVGATKMIYNALMSLRKEKPVVVYITNIAASGGYYIASAADKVLSYETAIIGSIGVIMLRPNLQSLLEKIGIEVYVLKSGKYKDISYPFRNLSEEEKEMYNEILETAYMGFISDVALGRKQSEKVVKDDWAEGRIFSAKKAKAYQMIDDFGGEEEAIQALKLMLKTTKDFPIYEPEEDPLKTIFKYLNIKIFSNQRTLPQNQFYQVYYLFFNSSVLNYYFQNLLQ; encoded by the coding sequence ATGATGTTCGTTTTTTTATTAACATTTTTGACATTCACATTATCGGTTATAAAACTTACGACGGAAAAAACAACTCAATCAAAGCTCCAGAAAGTTTCTAACTTTAGCAGTATTATGCAAGAAGGAATAGCGAAAATAAAACTCAAAGGTATCATTCATAATGATGAGACTCTAAGTGATGGTATATATGCACAGCAAGTAGTCGATTGGATTCAAGAAATCAAAGATAACATCAACCTCTTAGGAGTTCTTATCGAAATTGATAGTCCAGGGGGGGAAGTAGGTGCCACAAAGATGATTTACAATGCCTTGATGAGCTTACGAAAGGAAAAACCTGTCGTAGTCTATATAACCAATATAGCGGCTAGTGGTGGTTATTATATCGCTTCTGCTGCTGATAAGGTTTTATCGTATGAGACAGCCATTATTGGAAGTATTGGTGTTATTATGCTTCGACCCAATTTACAAAGCCTTTTGGAAAAGATTGGAATAGAAGTATATGTATTAAAATCAGGAAAATACAAAGATATAAGTTATCCTTTCAGAAATTTATCAGAAGAAGAAAAAGAAATGTATAACGAAATTTTAGAAACAGCCTATATGGGTTTTATCAGTGATGTTGCTTTGGGAAGAAAGCAGTCAGAAAAAGTAGTCAAAGATGATTGGGCAGAAGGAAGAATCTTTTCAGCGAAAAAAGCAAAAGCCTATCAAATGATTGATGATTTTGGTGGAGAAGAAGAAGCAATCCAAGCATTAAAATTGATGTTAAAAACAACGAAAGATTTCCCTATATACGAACCCGAAGAGGATCCACTTAAGACAATCTTTAAGTATTTGAATATAAAAATATTTTCAAATCAAAGAACTTTACCTCAAAATCAGTTTTATCAAGTTTATTATCTTTTTTTTAATTCATCAGTGTTGAATTATTATTTTCAAAACTTATTACAGTAG